The following coding sequences lie in one Eschrichtius robustus isolate mEscRob2 chromosome 10, mEscRob2.pri, whole genome shotgun sequence genomic window:
- the PHPT1 gene encoding 14 kDa phosphohistidine phosphatase, producing MTAADLPQIPDVDIDSDGVFKYVLIRVHAVPPSGAPAGESKEIVRGYKWAEYHADIYDKVSAEMQKKGYDCECLGGGRISHQSQDKKIHVYGYSMGYGRAQHSISTEKIKARYPDYEVTWADDGY from the exons ATGACGGCGGCGGACCTCCCCCAGATCCCCGACGTGGACATCGACTCCGACGGCGTCTTCAAGTATGTGCTGATTCGAGTCCACGCGGTGCCGCCCTCCGGGGCCCCGGCCGGGGAGAGCAAAGAGATCGTGCGTGGCTACAAGTGGGCTGAGTACCACG CGGACATCTACGACAAGGTATCAGCCGAGATGCAGAAGAAGGGCTATGACTGCGAGTGCCTGGGGGGCGGGCGCATCTCCCACCAGAGCCAGGACAAGAAGATCCACGTGTACGGCTACTCCATG GGTTACGGTCGCGCCCAGCACTCCATCTCCACTGAGAAGATCAAAGCCAGGTACCCTGACTACGAGGTCACCTGGGCCGACGACGGCTACTGA
- the AJM1 gene encoding apical junction component 1 homolog, with protein MTRTDPPDLLVSTVYQDIKVAAPGPVSRPPPCERPMARPAAPAPFNKRHCRSFDFLETLDGEAMEARPEPPPPEPAAPRARSRDGEPRRRARSKSAPRAALGMAAAPASPPVPPRRGREAQRAAPADASPRREPAYPALRALANELHPIKLQPQRGGPGRMAPLCAAANRCAPAEPPAGPAPHVRCRLDVKPDDAVLQHAARGSRPCGPTETAPWPRAAPQLHGLTVPGPRHVGLSLTPTPSDSYCVDPRALYCDGPLPGSRDHAERRSLPFTTPPGPTQFFYTEEPEGHPGGFMASPGPPFDSYYPRPFLSEEPPGPSPRRGGVYYAGEVRTFPVQEPPSRSYYGEAPRAYGPPCGPRYAPEEPRAHPAARPFYTEDFGRYRSRDALTRTYPHPRGSPAWGDWGPRPYRTLQVAPPPDPGPLLASWHGGTSTSPPRLATDSRHYSRSWDNILAPAPRREDPLGRGRSYENLLGREAQDPRGTSPEGRRPPVIVNLSTSPRRYAALSLSETSLSEKGRMGEGLARNWYVTPEITITDNDLRAAERPSARSWELPGSRPRPPPPAAPDGPASGRQRSLEQLDELITDLVIDSRPPAGQAPEPASDGLGRQLRRLLDSRPSGAGVPTRAPRSPPLSAGSAEEPADPGQAADASPEPSADEDDLMTCSNVRCGRTETMFNACLYFKSCHSCYTYYCSRLCRREDWGAHKARCVYGRVGSVCRHVLQFCRDSGPVHRAFSRIARVGFLSRGRGVLFLGFPSPGSADNFLRFGLEGLLLSPTYLSLRELATHAAPLGSYARELAAAGRLYEPAECFLLSVSVAVGPGAALPGAPARPAPAPRSPGPTVRKFAKVALAAGSPARPPPARGREPDMETLILTPPPGTAGLDQDGEAGRRAREVAFIHIQRELRLRGVFLRHEFPRVYEQLCEFVEANRRFTPTTIYPTDRRTGRPFMCMIMAASEPRALDWVASANLLDDIM; from the coding sequence ATGACCCGCACGGACCCGCCGGACCTGCTGGTGTCGACCGTGTACCAGGACATCAAGGTGGCGGCCCCGGGGCCCGTGTCGAGGCCCCCGCCATGTGAGCGCCCAATGGCCCGGCCTGCTGCGCCCGCGCCTTTCAACAAGCGCCACTGCCGCAGTTTCGATTTCCTGGAGACACTGGACGGGGAGGCCATGGAGGCCCGTCCGGAGCCGCCGCCTCCGGAGCCCGCCGCGCCGCGCGCCCGATCCCGCGACGGCGAGCCCCGGCGCCGCGCCCGCTCGAAGAGCGCACCCCGTGCGGCCCTGGGCATGGCGGCCGCGCCCGCCTCGCCGCCTGTGCCGCCGCGCCGAGGCCGGGAGGCCCAGCGGGCGGCGCCGGCCGACGCATCGCCCCGCCGGGAGCCCGCGTACCCCGCGCTGCGCGCGCTCGCCAACGAGCTGCACCCCATCAAGCTGCAGCCTCAGCGGGGCGGCCCGGGCCGCATGGCGCCCCTGTGCGCCGCCGCCAACCGCTGTGCGCCGGCCGAGCCACCCGCGGGGCCGGCCCCCCACGTCCGCTGCCGCCTGGACGTCAAGCCCGACGACGCGGTGCTGCAGCATGCCGCCCGGGGCTCGAGACCCTGCGGGCCCACCGAGACCGCTCCCTGGCCCCGCGCCGCCCCGCAGCTCCACGGCCTCACGGTGCCCGGGCCTCGCCACGTGGGGCTCtcgctcacccccacccccagtgacTCGTACTGCGTCGACCCCCGGGCGCTGTACTGCGATGGGCCGCTTCCCGGGTCCCGGGACCACGCGGAGCGCCGGAGTCTGCCCTTCACCACCCCGCCGGGCCCCACCCAATTCTTCTACACCGAGGAACCCGAGGGCCACCCCGGTGGCTTCATGGCCAGCCCTGGACCGCCCTTCGACAGCTACTACCCCAGGCCCTTTCTGTCCGAAGAGCCACCCGGGCCCAGTCCAAGACGCGGGGGCGTCTACTATGCGGGGGAAGTTCGCACCTTCCCCGTCCAAGAACCACCCTCCCGTTCCTACTACGGGGAGGCCCCGCGAGCCTACGGCCCGCCCTGCGGCCCCCGCTACGCCCCCGAGGAGCCCCGGGCTCACCCCGCCGCCCGCCCCTTTTACACTGAGGACTTCGGGCGGTACCGCAGTCGAGACGCCCTGACGCGGACTTACCCACACCCGCGCGGCAGCCCGGCCTGGGGCGACTGGGGCCCGAGGCCTTACCGCACCCTGCAGGTGGCGCCTCCCCCGGACCCCGGCCCGTTGCTCGCCTCGTGGCACGGCGGCACCAGCACCAGCCCACCCCGGCTAGCGACCGACAGCCGCCACTACTCGCGCTCCTGGGACAACATCCTGGCGCCCGCGCCGCGCCGCGAAGACCCACTGGGCCGCGGCCGTAGCTACGAGAACCTGCTGGGGCGCGAGGCACAGGACCCGCGGGGCACATCCCCCGAAGGCCGGCGCCCGCCCGTCATAGTGAACCTGTCCACCTCGCCCAGACGCTACGCGGCGCTGTCGCTGTCCGAGACGTCGCTGTCGGAGAAGGGCCGTATGGGCGAGGGCCTGGCCCGAAACTGGTACGTCACGCCGGAGATCACCATCACCGACAACGACCTGCGCGCGGCTGAGCGCCCGAGCGCCAGGAGCTGGGAGCTGCCGGGGAGCCGCCCGCGGCCGCCTCCGCCCGCCGCCCCCGATGGCCCCGCCTCTGGCCGCCAGCGCAGCCTCGAACAGCTGGACGAGCTCATCACTGACCTGGTCATCGACTCGCGGCCCCCAGCCGGCCAAGCGCCCGAGCCCGCGTCCGACGGCCTGGGCCGCCAGCTGCGGCGCCTGCTAGACTCGCGGCCCTCGGGCGCCGGGGTCCCGACGCGGGCGCCGCGCTCGCCTCCCCTGTCTGCCGGCAGCGCTGAGGAGCCCGCGGACCCGGGGCAGGCGGCCGACGCGTCCCCCGAGCCCAGCGCCGACGAGGACGACCTGATGACGTGCTCCAACGTGCGCTGCGGGCGCACCGAGACCATGTTCAACGCCTGCCTCTACTTCAAGTCCTGCCACAGCTGCTACACCTACTACTGCTCGCGCCTCTGCCGCCGCGAGGACTGGGGCGCGCACAAGGCGCGCTGCGTGTACGGCCGCGTGGGCAGCGTGTGCCGCCACGTGTTGCAGTTCTGCCGCGACAGCGGCCCAGTGCACCGCGCCTTCTCGCGCATCGCGCGCGTCGGCTTCTTGTCGCGCGGCCGCGGCGTGCTCTTCCTGGGCTTCCCGAGTCCCGGCTCCGCAGACAACTTCCTGCGCTTCGGCCTCGAGGGGCTGCTGCTGTCGCCCACCTACCTGTCGCTGCGCGAGCTGGCCACACACGCGGCGCCACTGGGCAGCTATGCTCGGGAGCTGGCGGCCGCCGGGCGCCTCTACGAGCCGGCGGAGTGCTTCCTGCTCAGCGTATCCGTGGCCGTGGGCCCCGGCGCTGCGCTACCCGGCGCCCCTGCCAGGCCAGCTCCCGCGCCGCGCAGCCCTGGACCCACGGTGCGCAAGTTCGCCAAAGTGGCTCTGGCGGCCGGCAGCCCGGCACGGCCGCCCCCGGCACGGGGCCGCGAACCCGACATGGAGACGTTGATCCTGACGCCGCCGCCCGGCACCGCGGGCCTGGACCAGGACGGCGAGGCGGGCCGGCGAGCACGCGAGGTGGCCTTCATCCACATCCAGCGAGAGCTGCGGCTGCGCGGCGTCTTCCTACGCCACGAGTTCCCGCGCGTCTACGAGCAGCTCTGCGAGTTCGTCGAAGCCAACCGGCGCTTCACACCCACCACCATCTACCCCACGGACCGGCGCACAGGCCGCCCCTTCATGTGCATGATCATGGCCGCCTCCGAGCCACGCGCGCTAGACTGGGTGGCCAGTGCCAACCTGTTGGATGACATTATGTGA
- the MAMDC4 gene encoding apical endosomal glycoprotein has translation MSLPGHLLPALVLLLARSPGWAWVPSRCRAPREAVCNFVCDCRGCPDEAQCGYHGASPTLGAPFACDFEQDSCGWRDISTSGYSWLRDRAGAAPEGPGPRSDHTLGTDLGWYAAAGTHRGRQAATAALRSPTLHEAAPSCELSLWYHVASGGVAELRLELTHGAETLTLWQSSGPWVPGWQELVVPTGRIQGDFRVTFSATRNATRRGAVALDDVAFWSCGLPTPQAHCPLGHHHCQNKACVEPHQLCDGEDNCGDRSDEDMPTCNHHTATDFERGLGLWNHSEGWARNRSAGGLQHPAWPHRDHSRNSAQGSFLVSVAEPSAPAILSSPEFQASAPRNCSLTFYHYLHGSEAGCLQVFLQTRSPGAPQAAVLLRRRHGELGAAWVRDRVDIQSKHPFRILLAGQTGPGGVVGLDDLILSDHCKPVPGEPAGRPPAPPRPPREEKHRPRPPLSSLQPWNFCEPGHLFCGDLCVPPEQLCDFQQQCPGGEDEQECGTTDFESPSAGGWEDASVGRLQWVRLPAQDSGSPGTDASGAAGHFLSVQRAWGQLAEQARVLTPTLGPSGPRCELHMAYYFQSHPQEISCNFERGTCGWHTGHLTDAHWHRVESRGPGYDHTTGQGHFMLLDPTEPPAQGPGAHLLTWPQTPAAAQECLSFWYHLYGPQTGTLRLAMRREGERERHLWSRSGTHGNRWHEARATLHHPQDSSAKYQLLFEGLRDGYHGTMALDDVAVRPGPCWAPKRCSFEDSACGFSTGGRGLWTRQANATGQAAWGPPADHTTETAQGHYMVVDMSPQALPRGHVASLISEEHRPLAQAACLTFWYHLSLRNPGTLRVHVEEAERRQVLSISTHGGFAWRLGSVDLQAEQAWRVVFEAVAAGVERSYIALDDLLLQDGPCPRPASCDFEASLCGWNHLPWPGLGGYSWDWSSGATPSRYLQPPVDHTLGTEAGHFALFETGVLGPGGRAAWLRSQPLPATEASCLRFWYHMGFPEHFYKGELRVLLSSARGQLAVWGAGGRLRHQWLEGQVEVASTEEFQIVFEATLGGQPALGPIALDDVEYLAGQRCQLPTPSQGDTAVATSVPAAVGGTLLLLVLLVLLGLAGRRWLQKKGGCPSWGETDAVAPSFDNILFNADHVTLPASVTNDQ, from the exons ATGTCTCTGCCCGGCCACCTCCTGCCCGCCTTGGTCCTGCTCCTGG CAAGGTCCCCGGGCTGGGCCTGGGTCCCCAGCCGCTGCAGAGCCCCCCGCGAGGCCGTGTGCAACTTCGTGTGTGACTGCAGGGGCTGCCCTGACGAGGCCCAGTGCG GTTACCACGGGGCCTCACCCACCCTGGGCGCCCCCTTCGCCTGCGACTTCGAGCAGGACTCCTGTGGCTGGCGGGACATCAGCACCTCAGGCTACAGCTGGCTCCGAGACAGGGCAGGGGCCGCGCCGGAGGGTCCAGGGCCGCGCTCGGACCACACTCTGGGCACTGACCTCG GCTGGTACGCGGCTGCTGGCACACACCGTGGGAGACAGGCAGCCACTGCAGCGCTGCGCTCCCCCACCCTGCACGAGGCAGCCCCCTCCTGCGAGCTGAGCCTCTGGTACCACGTGGCTTCTGGAG GTGTGGCCGAGCTGCGGCTGGAGCTGACCCACGGTGCGGAGACACTGACCCTGTGGCAGAGCTCGGGGCCCTGGGTCCCAGGCTGGCAGGAGCTGGTGGTGCCCACCGGCCGCATCCAGGGTGACTTCAGG GTGACCTTTTCTGCCACCCGAAACGCCACCCGCAGGGGTGCTGTGGCCTTGGACGACGTGGCCTTCTGGAGCTGTGGGCTGCCCA CCCCGCAGGCGCACTGCCCCCTGGGGCATCACCATTGCCAGAACAAGGCCTGCGTGGAGCCCCACCAGCTGTGCGACGGAGAGGACAACTGCGGGGACCGTTCAGATGAGGACATGCCCACCTGCA ACCACCACACGGCCACCGATTTTGAGAGGGGCCTGGGCCTGTGGAACCACTCAGAGGGCTGGGCCCGGAACCGCAGTGCGGGCGGCCTGCAGCACCCCGCCTGGCCGCACCGTGACCACAGCCGGAACAGCGCACAGG GCTCCTTCCTGGTGTCCGTGGCCGAGCCCAGCGCCCCAGCCATCCTCTCCAGCCCCGAGTTCCAGGCCTCGGCCCCCCGGAACTGCTCG CTCACCTTCTATCACTACCTGCACGGGTCCGAGGCCGGCTGCCTCCAGGTGTTCCTGCAGACGCGGAGCCCTGGCGCCCCCCAGGCCGCTGTCCTGCTGCGCAGGCGCCACGGGGAACTGGGGGCCGCCTGGGTCCGAGACCGCGTTGACATCCAGAGCAAGCACCCCTTTCGG ATCCTCCTGGCCGGGCAGACGGGCCCAGGGGGCGTCGTGGGCCTGGATGACCTCATCCTGTCTGACCACTGCAAACCAGTCCCAGGTGAGCCTGCTGggcgcccccctgccccccccaggCCCCCCCGTGAGGAGAAGCACAGGCCCCGCCCGCCT CTGTCCAGCCTGCAGCCCTGGAATTTCTGCGAGCCCGGACATCTCTTTTGTGGGGACCTGTGTGTCCCCCCCGAGCAGCTGTGTGACTTCCAGCAGCAGTGCCCCGGGGGCGAGGACGAGCAGGAATGCG GCACCACGGACTTCGAGTCCCCCTCGGCCGGGGGCTGGGAGGATGCCAGCGTGGGGCGGCTGCAGTGGGTGCGTCTCCCGGCCCAGGACAGCGGGAGCCCTGGCACGGACGCCAGCGGGGCCGCTG GGCACTTCCTGTCTGTGCAGAGGGCCTGGGGGCAGCTGGCAGAGCAGGCCCGCGTCCTCACACCCACCCTGGGCCCCTCTGGCCCCCGCTGTGAACTCCACATGGCTTACTATTTTCAGAGTCACCCCCAAG AGATCTCCTGTAACTTTGAGCGGGGCACCTGCGGCTGGCACACCGGCCACCTCACAGATGCCCACTGGCACCGGGTCGAGAGCCGTGGCCCTGGGTACGACCACACCACGGGCCAAG GCCACTTCATGCTCCTAGACCCCACGGaacccccagcccagggccccgGTGCCCACCTGCTCACCTGGCCCCAGACACCCGCGGCCGCTCAGGAGTGCCTCTCCTTCTGGTACCACCTCTACGGGCCCCAGACCG GGACTCTGCGCCTGGCGATGAGgcgagaaggagagagagaaaggcaccTGTGGTCGCGGTCTGGCACCCACGGCAACCGCTGGCATGAGGCCCGGGccaccctccaccacccgcaggaCTCCAGCGCCAAGTATCAG CTGCTGTTCGAGGGCCTCCGGGACGGGTACCACGGCACCATGGCGCTGGACGACGTGGCTGTGCGGCCCGGGCCCTGCTGGGCCCCCAAGCGCTGCTCCTTCGAGGACTCGGCCTGCGGCTTCTCCACGGGGGGCCGGGGCCTGTGGACACGCCAGGCCAACGCCACGGGCCAGGCGGCCTGGGGCCCCCCTGCAGACCACACCACAGAGACGGCTCAGG GGCACTACATGGTGGTGGACATGAGCCCGCAGGCCCTGCCCCGTGGCCACGTGGCTTCCCTGATCTCGGAGGAGCACAGGCCCCTGGCCCAGGCCGCCTGCCTGACCTTCTGGTACCACCTGAGCCTCCGCAACCCAG GCACCCTGAGGGTCCACGTGGAGGAGGCTGAGAGGAGGCAGGTACTCAGCATCAGCACCCACGGAGGGTTTGCCTGGCGCCTGGGCAGCGTGGACTTGCAGGCCGAGCAGGCCTGGAGG GTGGTGTTTGAGGCCGTGGCCGCCGGCGTGGAGCGCTCCTACATCGCGCTGGACGACCTGCTCCTCCAGGACGGGCCCTGCCCTCGGCCAG CTTCCTGTGACTTTGAGGCTAGTCTGTGTGGCTGGAACCATctgccctggcctggcctgggcgGGTACAGCTGGGACTGGAGCAGTGGAGCCACGCCCTCCCGCTACCTCCAGCCCCCTGTGGACCACACCCTGGGCACAGAGGCAG GCCACTTTGCTCTCTTCGAAACGGGCGTGCTGGGCCCGGGGGGCCGAGCGGCCTGGCTGCGCAGCCAGCCACTGCCCGCCACCGAGGCCTCCTGCCTCCGCTTCTGGTACCACATGGGCTTTCCTGAGCATTTCT ACAAGGGCGAGCTGAGGGTACTCCTGAGCAGCGCCCGGGGTCAGCTGGCCGTGTGGGGCGCGGGCGGGCGCCTGCGGCACCAGTGGCTGGAAGGCCAGGTGGAAGTGGCCAGCACCGAGGAGTTCCAG